The following coding sequences are from one bacterium SCSIO 12741 window:
- the lptC gene encoding LPS export ABC transporter periplasmic protein LptC produces MTQTYTNILFKSLAGLLVPALLFSCSNDPQALQEMEEKQDLPTEVSLNTEIIYSDSAVIRVRLNTPELVRYSDEDNPYVEFPQGLTLLLFDSLGNQESSLKANYGVNYPDERRIEVKNDVEVINVDGEKLNTEHLIWSRKDGKIYTEEFVKITTEDEIIYGDGLESNENFTNYRIKNIKGSISVQDEEEADEITADELQSSNNDL; encoded by the coding sequence GTGACCCAAACATACACGAACATATTGTTTAAGAGCTTAGCCGGACTTCTTGTTCCGGCTTTGCTTTTTTCCTGTAGCAACGATCCGCAGGCCCTTCAGGAAATGGAGGAAAAACAGGACCTGCCTACCGAGGTCTCGTTAAACACGGAAATCATTTACAGCGACTCAGCCGTTATTCGGGTAAGACTCAACACCCCTGAATTGGTGCGCTACAGCGACGAAGACAATCCTTATGTGGAATTTCCACAAGGGCTAACCCTGCTGCTTTTTGATAGTCTGGGCAATCAGGAGTCGAGCTTGAAGGCCAACTACGGTGTGAATTACCCTGATGAGCGTAGAATCGAAGTAAAAAACGACGTAGAGGTAATTAATGTTGACGGTGAGAAACTGAATACTGAGCACCTCATCTGGTCGAGAAAAGACGGTAAAATCTACACCGAGGAATTTGTCAAAATCACCACCGAAGACGAAATTATTTACGGAGACGGTTTGGAGTCGAATGAGAATTTCACCAATTACCGAATCAAAAACATCAAAGGTTCCATCTCTGTTCAAGACGAGGAAGAGGCTGATGAAATAACCGCAGATGAACTTCAATCATCAAATAATGACTTATGA